One genomic region from Colletes latitarsis isolate SP2378_abdomen chromosome 10, iyColLati1, whole genome shotgun sequence encodes:
- the LOC143346171 gene encoding major royal jelly protein 9 → MVLFLSFVLVFGSLECASAGGGLEVAFQWKYLDWAWPNIPLTGKNFTLGNSFTQDVDIDRYGRIFVTSPQWLDGVPITLSLVTTAAGYGGPLLVPYPDWTWFTPFNCNSLISVYRLAIDECNRLWVVDTGRISSNAVCPTKILIFDLATDQMIHKYVVPDDQVLYGKAALVTPIVDVGKTCLDTYLYVADVDQNGLLIYDLGHDQSWRVNNTRGNAFGPDDDAMFITIAGETFDLTDGTLGMSLSPRGFFNERYLYFNSLASYYQKFTDTKSLALSKYKEPIVYQSNHRRASQAGVQATSRRGVIFFQLVQLTAVACWNIEKPFTPKNVVIIAQDELTLQYVSGIKVIVNNQGEEELWFNTNRLQKTINMTLKPNETNFRLIRGKVDDIIRGTNCEPSGIKHTSPDTSSWHTV, encoded by the exons ATGGTGCTGTTCCTAAGTTTCGTCCTCGTGTTCGGGTCCCTGGAATGTGCGAGCGCGGGAGGGGGACTCGAAGTCGCTTTTCAATGGAAGTACTTGGACTGGGCCTGGCCGAATATTCCTTTGACCGGGAAAAACTTCACGTTGGGCAATTCCTTCACGCAGGACGTCGACATTGACAGATACGGGCGTATATTCGTGACGAGTCCGCAATGGCTGGATGGTGTACCGATCACTTTGTCGCTGGTGACAACCGCTGCAGGCTATGGCGGTCCTTTGCTAGTTCCCTATCCTGATTGGACCTGGTTCACGCCGTTCAATTGCAACAGCTTAATATCTGTTTATAGATTGGCG ATAGACGAGTGTAACCGTTTGTGGGTCGTGGATACTGGCCGTATCAGCTCGAACGCTGTTTGTCCtacgaaaatattgatcttcgATCTAGCGACCGATCAGATGATCCATAAATACGTAGTACCGGATGATCAAGTGTTGTATGGGAAGGCAGCATTAGTTACACCGATCGTCGATGTCGGAAAAACGTGTCTCGATACTTATCTGTACGTGGCGGACGTGGATCAAAATGGGCTACTGATTTATGACTTAGGTCACGATCAGTCGTGGCGTGTAAACAATACACGCGGAAATGCTTTTGGCCCGGACGACGATGCCATGTTCATCACGATCGCTGGAGAAACGTTCGATTTAACCGACGGCACTCTCGGAATGTCATTGTCACCGCGCGGATTTTTCAACGAAAG GTATCTTTACTTCAACTCTTTGGCTAGCTATTACCAAAAGTTTACGGACACGAAATCGTTGGCGCTAAGTAAATACAAGGAGCCAATCGTGTACCAATCGAATCACAGGCGAGCGAGCCAGGCAGGTGTCCAAGCAACTTCTCGGAGAGGCGTGATATTTTTCCAGTTAGTCCAATTAACAGCCGTCGCTTGTTGGAACATTGAGAAACCATTTACACCGAAGAACGTCGTAATAATTGCTCAGGACGAATTAACGCTGCAGTACGTGAGCGGTATCAAAGTAATCGTGAACAATCAGGGCGAGGAAGAATTGTGGTTCAATACAAACAGACTACAAAAGACGATAAATATGACCCTAAAACCTAACGAGACAAACTTCCGCCTAATCAGAGGGAAGGTTGACGATATTATTAGGGGTACAAATTGCGAACCTTCCGGCATCAAACACACGAGCCCCGATACCAGCTCCTGGCACACGGTATAA